In Actinomyces weissii, a genomic segment contains:
- a CDS encoding alpha-mannosidase: MHDNRPMLLKHIDRILVERLRPAATSAVIPVETALWEVTDAVGPVAGVPGAGEPVPFTQARQAEYAPCSLPLRWGPPWGTTWFRLSVTVPEALRGRHLELDLDLGWADHSPGFQCEGLVLTPAGQALKAVNPRNRWVPVTNELLDADGTLELYLEAASNPLLLDVHPFLPTADGARATQGHEPVYTFTTAELVEVHDQVRALAADVDVLLGLARTLPEDSPRGWKVLLGTSQALDQLDLADVPGSAERVRSLLAPLLAVPAAPDSIRLGAVGHAHIDSAWLWPVRETRRKVVRTMANVLRLLEDGAPMVFALPAAQHLAWLQEDAPEVFARVKEQVAAGRIVPVGGSWVEPDAVLPSGESLARQLTEGTAFFREELGVECHEIWLPDSFGYTGSLPQIAHLAGYDNFLTQKISWNQVDVFPHHTLWWEGIDGTRIFTHFPPADTYGAEVSAEQLRHAELNFKDKGRASTELFLYGYGDGGGGPTREMVERVERVADLAGMPRTRHTTPQEFFTQARQEYPDAPVWVGELYLEKHRGTLTTQAATKRANRRAEAALREAETWCTTAWVRGLLADDAYPAAHLHELWRTTLLCQFHDILPGSSIAWAYEDAEAELGRVIESCQALTAAAQQALASGVPASCPRERAGLGTTPGGAVSLSAAPPAAAPAPQPTGEAPRLVFNTAPVSRRVAGVEVPPLGGALLPAGGQGGPQPCHGSREGAGAQLGNGLVSARLDATGAVTSLVVAGREVVPPGARFGVLQLANDFPNEWDAWDLDPFYRSSLRDLEGRITEVQVDAAGARAEVEVAFGRSRARLTWGLAPGAEQLDLRVQVSWQESEKVLKLALPVDVHANDAAYGSQYGHLRRPTHENTSWDAYRFEVCAHRWLHVGEPGHGVGVANSGTYGWDLTRHPRPGGGTWTLVRATLLRAPRFPDPQADRGEHELRFAVTGGETVATVREAAYRMDLPTQELALPAGAQAGPRLAAALAPLVQVEGAVLESLHLADPEPGQEAAVLVRVYEPDGARRRVTLRAPELAEAVGADLHGRPSASLGVQVEPTGTEGTWSFELHPFGVATIRLRRRAGQEA; encoded by the coding sequence ATGCACGACAACCGCCCCATGCTTCTCAAGCACATCGACCGGATCCTGGTGGAGCGCCTGCGCCCCGCCGCCACCAGCGCGGTCATCCCGGTGGAGACCGCGCTCTGGGAGGTCACCGACGCCGTCGGGCCGGTGGCCGGGGTGCCGGGGGCGGGCGAGCCGGTGCCCTTCACGCAGGCCCGGCAGGCCGAGTACGCCCCCTGTTCCCTGCCCCTGCGCTGGGGGCCGCCCTGGGGCACCACCTGGTTCCGCCTGAGCGTGACCGTGCCCGAGGCGCTGCGCGGCCGCCACCTGGAGCTGGACCTGGACCTGGGCTGGGCCGACCACTCGCCCGGCTTCCAGTGCGAGGGCCTGGTGCTCACCCCCGCCGGGCAGGCGCTCAAGGCCGTCAACCCCCGCAACCGCTGGGTCCCGGTCACCAACGAGCTGCTGGACGCCGACGGCACCCTGGAGCTCTACCTGGAGGCCGCCTCCAACCCCCTGCTATTGGACGTCCACCCCTTCCTGCCCACCGCCGACGGCGCCCGCGCCACCCAGGGCCACGAGCCGGTCTACACCTTCACCACCGCTGAGCTGGTGGAGGTCCACGACCAGGTGCGGGCCCTGGCCGCCGACGTCGACGTCCTGCTGGGCCTGGCCCGCACCCTGCCCGAGGACTCCCCGCGCGGCTGGAAGGTGCTGCTGGGCACCAGCCAGGCCCTGGACCAGCTGGACCTGGCGGACGTGCCCGGCTCGGCGGAGCGGGTGCGCTCCCTGCTGGCCCCGCTGCTGGCCGTGCCCGCCGCCCCGGACTCGATCCGGCTGGGGGCCGTGGGCCACGCCCACATCGACTCCGCCTGGCTGTGGCCGGTGCGCGAGACCCGCCGCAAGGTGGTGCGCACCATGGCCAACGTGCTGCGGCTGCTGGAGGACGGCGCCCCCATGGTCTTCGCCCTGCCTGCAGCCCAGCACCTGGCCTGGCTCCAGGAGGACGCCCCGGAGGTCTTTGCCCGCGTCAAGGAGCAGGTGGCTGCCGGGAGGATCGTGCCGGTGGGCGGCTCCTGGGTGGAGCCCGACGCCGTGCTGCCCTCCGGGGAGTCGCTGGCCCGCCAGCTCACTGAGGGCACCGCCTTCTTCCGCGAGGAGCTGGGGGTGGAGTGCCACGAGATCTGGCTGCCGGACTCCTTCGGCTACACCGGCTCCCTGCCGCAGATCGCCCACCTGGCAGGCTACGACAACTTCCTGACCCAGAAGATCTCCTGGAACCAGGTGGACGTGTTCCCCCACCACACCCTGTGGTGGGAGGGCATTGACGGCACCCGGATCTTCACCCACTTCCCGCCCGCCGACACCTACGGCGCGGAGGTCAGCGCCGAGCAGCTGCGGCACGCTGAGCTCAACTTCAAGGACAAGGGCCGGGCCTCCACCGAGCTGTTCCTGTACGGCTACGGCGACGGCGGCGGCGGCCCCACCCGCGAGATGGTGGAGCGGGTGGAGCGGGTGGCGGACCTGGCCGGGATGCCACGCACCCGGCACACCACGCCGCAGGAGTTCTTCACCCAGGCCCGCCAGGAGTACCCCGACGCCCCGGTGTGGGTGGGGGAGCTGTACCTGGAGAAGCACCGGGGCACCCTCACCACCCAGGCGGCCACCAAGCGGGCCAACCGGCGTGCTGAGGCGGCCCTGCGGGAGGCGGAGACCTGGTGCACCACCGCCTGGGTGCGGGGCCTGCTGGCCGACGACGCCTACCCGGCGGCCCACCTGCACGAGCTGTGGCGCACCACCTTGCTGTGCCAGTTCCACGACATCCTGCCCGGCTCGTCGATCGCCTGGGCCTACGAGGACGCGGAGGCGGAGCTGGGGCGGGTCATCGAGTCCTGCCAGGCCCTGACCGCCGCCGCCCAGCAGGCCCTGGCCTCCGGCGTGCCCGCCAGCTGCCCGCGTGAGCGCGCGGGCCTGGGTACGACGCCGGGCGGGGCGGTCTCTCTCTCCGCCGCCCCGCCCGCCGCCGCACCCGCCCCGCAGCCCACCGGGGAGGCGCCCCGCCTGGTCTTCAACACCGCGCCCGTCAGCCGTCGCGTGGCCGGGGTGGAGGTGCCGCCCCTGGGTGGCGCCCTGCTGCCCGCGGGCGGCCAGGGCGGGCCGCAGCCCTGCCACGGCAGCCGTGAGGGCGCGGGCGCGCAGCTGGGCAACGGCCTGGTCTCGGCCCGCCTGGACGCCACCGGCGCCGTCACCTCCCTGGTGGTCGCAGGCCGGGAGGTGGTGCCGCCGGGGGCCCGGTTCGGGGTGCTGCAGCTGGCCAACGACTTCCCCAACGAGTGGGACGCCTGGGACCTGGACCCCTTCTACCGCTCCTCCCTGCGGGACCTGGAGGGCCGGATCACGGAGGTGCAGGTGGACGCCGCGGGGGCACGCGCCGAGGTGGAGGTGGCCTTCGGCCGCTCCCGGGCCCGGCTGACCTGGGGCCTGGCGCCCGGGGCCGAGCAGCTGGACCTGCGGGTGCAGGTCTCCTGGCAGGAGAGCGAGAAGGTGCTCAAGCTGGCCCTGCCGGTGGACGTGCACGCCAACGACGCCGCCTACGGCTCCCAGTACGGCCACCTGCGCCGCCCCACCCACGAGAACACCTCCTGGGACGCCTACCGCTTTGAGGTCTGCGCCCACAGGTGGCTGCACGTGGGGGAGCCGGGCCACGGCGTCGGCGTGGCCAACAGCGGCACCTACGGCTGGGACCTGACCCGCCACCCCCGCCCGGGTGGCGGCACCTGGACCCTGGTGCGGGCCACCCTGCTGCGGGCGCCGCGCTTCCCGGACCCTCAGGCTGACCGGGGTGAGCACGAGCTGCGCTTCGCCGTCACCGGCGGTGAGACGGTGGCCACCGTGCGGGAGGCCGCCTACCGCATGGACCTGCCCACCCAGGAGTTGGCCCTGCCTGCGGGCGCCCAGGCCGGGCCGCGCCTGGCGGCCGCGCTGGCCCCGCTGGTGCAGGTAGAGGGCGCGGTGCTGGAGTCCCTGCACCTGGCGGACCCAGAGCCGGGGCAGGAGGCCGCCGTCCTGGTGCGGGTCTACGAGCCCGACGGCGCGCGCCGCCGCGTGACCCTGCGCGCCCCGGAGCTGGCGGAGGCGGTGGGGGCGGACCTGCACGGGCGCCCCAGCGCCTCCCTGGGGGTGCAGGTGGAGCCCACCGGCACGGAGGGCACCTGGTCCTTTGAGCTGCACCCCTTTGGGGTGGCCACGATCCGTCTGCGCCGCCGCGCCGGTCAGGAGGCCTGA
- a CDS encoding LacI family DNA-binding transcriptional regulator, producing MERPTIRDIANVAGVSPSAVSFALNDRPGVSDSTRQRILAVANEMGWTPNAAARALSVSRAGTVGLVLARPSQSVAAERFFFELIIGMQATLATADLALLFQIVDDVDQEVAAYRSLWRQHRVDGAVVVDPRQHDPRLPVLAQIGMPYVLVGEEDPNGMPSVTGDEEGMMALVVNHLASRGARRLAYVSARTSLLHTERRSQALTRMGREHDLEVMLSSAVDYTERSGAQATAELLSGNRQPDSIIYDNEVLALGGVTVARELGARLGEDLAVVSMEDSPLCRLLTPAVSAVHREPAVLGSLAAQLLVERLDGRPARSVQAPTPELVARASSTLSRLPVRA from the coding sequence ATGGAACGCCCCACCATCCGGGACATCGCCAACGTTGCCGGTGTCTCCCCCTCGGCCGTCTCCTTCGCGCTCAACGACCGCCCCGGAGTCTCCGACAGCACCCGCCAACGCATCCTCGCCGTCGCCAACGAGATGGGCTGGACCCCCAATGCCGCGGCCCGCGCCCTGTCCGTGTCCCGGGCCGGCACGGTCGGGCTGGTGCTGGCCCGCCCCAGCCAGTCCGTGGCCGCGGAGCGCTTCTTCTTCGAGCTCATCATCGGCATGCAGGCCACCCTGGCCACCGCCGACCTCGCCCTGCTCTTCCAGATCGTCGACGACGTCGACCAGGAGGTCGCCGCCTACCGCAGCCTGTGGCGCCAGCACCGCGTAGACGGCGCGGTCGTCGTCGACCCCCGACAGCACGACCCCCGCCTGCCCGTGCTGGCCCAGATCGGCATGCCCTACGTGCTCGTGGGCGAGGAGGACCCCAACGGCATGCCCTCGGTCACCGGCGACGAGGAGGGCATGATGGCGCTGGTCGTCAACCACCTGGCGTCCCGCGGCGCCCGCCGCCTGGCCTACGTCTCCGCCCGTACCTCGCTGCTGCACACAGAGCGGCGCAGCCAGGCGCTGACCCGTATGGGGCGCGAGCACGACCTGGAGGTCATGCTCTCCAGCGCCGTGGACTACACCGAGCGCTCCGGGGCCCAGGCCACCGCCGAGCTGCTGTCGGGCAACCGCCAGCCGGACTCGATCATCTACGACAACGAGGTCCTGGCCCTGGGCGGGGTGACCGTGGCCCGCGAGCTGGGCGCACGGCTGGGAGAGGACCTGGCGGTCGTCTCTATGGAGGACTCCCCCCTGTGCCGCCTGCTGACCCCGGCGGTCAGCGCCGTCCACCGGGAGCCTGCGGTCCTGGGCAGCCTGGCCGCCCAGCTGCTGGTGGAACGCCTGGACGGACGGCCCGCCCGCAGTGTGCAGGCCCCCACCCCGGAGCTGGTGGCCCGAGCCTCCTCCACCCTGTCCCGCCTGCCGGTACGGGCCTGA
- a CDS encoding ABC transporter substrate-binding protein, whose amino-acid sequence MTTLNPRRYHRSSRALLATLLVGSLSGCSLSNYGSAAEPLPLGPQACAVVRAATHLTDAFPAGTSVKVATAFSREEAERFEQSLEVFESCSGIDVVQEATDMLEGRLRAIAPGQAEPGWRTDLAVVPQPGLARDLAKLGVTVPLPRTVRGNVELGWDHTWAEVAELEGEPYAAPLLASVKSFVWYSPQAFAKAGYQVPTSWEELQTLTEQIKLDHPDGAVTPWCLGVEDGGASGWPLSDWLEEVLLTTQGSAAYDRWARHEVPLDDPSAVRALTEVESLVLAEGHVPGGRAGARQTTVEAAGESLVQGRCLMLHASSAYETLLPEGSSVLSAADSSAGRSPERSTLDAFPFPVTAPDDPVLVGGDYLVRVASPFDTEDVSGALSAPSGTSHPEAVTAVMSYLTSADWVRRRVALGGVTTGNRAVSADSVGSAVGQRAIRKLQSRQVAIRFDASDAMPSSVGTAALWSALVSWGEGSQGAEEALQEAERSWPRG is encoded by the coding sequence TTGACCACCCTGAACCCCCGGAGGTACCACCGATCCTCCAGGGCCCTGCTCGCCACCCTGCTCGTGGGTTCCCTGAGCGGCTGCTCCCTGAGCAACTACGGCTCAGCGGCTGAGCCCCTGCCCCTGGGGCCCCAGGCCTGCGCCGTCGTCCGTGCGGCCACCCACCTGACCGATGCCTTCCCGGCCGGCACCAGCGTCAAGGTGGCCACCGCCTTCTCCAGGGAGGAGGCCGAGCGCTTTGAGCAGTCCCTGGAGGTCTTTGAGTCCTGCAGCGGTATCGACGTCGTGCAGGAGGCCACCGACATGCTGGAGGGCCGCCTGCGGGCTATCGCGCCGGGGCAGGCTGAGCCGGGCTGGCGCACCGACCTGGCGGTGGTCCCCCAGCCGGGGCTGGCCCGGGACCTGGCCAAGCTGGGCGTGACCGTGCCGTTGCCCCGTACCGTGCGCGGCAACGTGGAGCTGGGCTGGGACCACACCTGGGCGGAGGTGGCTGAGCTCGAGGGTGAGCCGTACGCGGCCCCGCTGCTGGCCTCGGTCAAGTCCTTCGTCTGGTACTCGCCGCAGGCCTTCGCGAAGGCGGGCTACCAGGTGCCGACCTCCTGGGAGGAGCTGCAGACCCTGACCGAGCAGATCAAGTTGGACCACCCCGACGGCGCGGTCACCCCCTGGTGCCTGGGGGTGGAGGACGGCGGTGCCAGCGGCTGGCCGTTGAGCGACTGGCTGGAGGAGGTGCTGCTGACCACCCAGGGCTCTGCCGCCTACGACCGCTGGGCCCGCCACGAGGTGCCCCTGGACGACCCCAGCGCGGTCCGGGCGCTCACGGAGGTCGAGTCCCTGGTGCTGGCTGAGGGCCACGTGCCCGGGGGGCGTGCAGGGGCCCGCCAGACCACGGTGGAGGCCGCGGGGGAGAGCCTGGTCCAGGGGCGCTGCCTGATGCTGCACGCCTCCAGCGCCTATGAGACGCTCCTGCCGGAGGGCAGCTCGGTGCTGTCCGCGGCTGACTCCAGCGCGGGGCGGTCCCCGGAGCGGAGCACCTTGGACGCCTTCCCCTTCCCGGTCACGGCCCCGGACGACCCGGTGCTGGTGGGGGGCGACTACCTGGTGCGGGTGGCCAGCCCCTTCGACACGGAGGACGTCTCCGGGGCGCTGTCGGCGCCCTCCGGCACCAGCCACCCGGAGGCCGTAACGGCGGTGATGAGCTACCTGACCAGTGCGGACTGGGTGCGCCGTCGGGTGGCCCTGGGTGGGGTGACCACCGGCAACCGGGCGGTCTCCGCGGACTCCGTGGGCTCCGCGGTGGGGCAGCGGGCGATCAGGAAGCTCCAGTCGCGGCAGGTGGCGATCCGCTTTGACGCCTCCGACGCCATGCCCTCCAGCGTGGGCACGGCGGCGCTGTGGTCCGCCCTGGTCAGCTGGGGCGAGGGCAGCCAGGGCGCGGAGGAGGCGCTGCAGGAGGCGGAGCGCAGCTGGCCCCGGGGCTGA
- a CDS encoding HAD hydrolase family protein, which yields MTKAPNPDRETLAGPAAVAELATVMGASDPSAPLGGQHRPLSHDEYHAQVRDRMADLDRLDPLTDDAGQVVGSIVANDRLLVALDVDGTILDYGQVSERMMASIARMRHHGAQVVISTGRGIAAALPVARHLGLTDGWMVCANGAVTLRMESEAAGGYEVVDAVSFDPAHAIDILHDALPEGIIAVEGLGRGLRVSRPFPDGELIEPQTVMSLEELRTQHAIRVVLRAPGMPVEEFRQLVAGSGLHSVEYSIGWTAWLDVAPEGVTKASALDKLARRLGTDSAHCLAAGDGANDLEMIRWAGVGAVMGSAPQWLKEEGDLVAEAVWRDGCAALLDAVVERTRERTLH from the coding sequence ATGACCAAGGCTCCGAACCCTGATCGTGAGACGCTGGCTGGCCCCGCCGCCGTCGCCGAGCTCGCCACCGTGATGGGGGCCTCCGACCCCTCCGCCCCCCTGGGTGGCCAGCACCGCCCCCTGAGCCACGACGAGTACCACGCCCAGGTGCGGGACCGCATGGCGGACCTGGACCGCCTGGACCCGCTCACCGACGACGCCGGGCAGGTGGTCGGCAGCATCGTGGCCAACGACCGCCTGCTGGTGGCCCTGGACGTGGACGGCACCATCCTGGACTACGGCCAGGTATCCGAACGCATGATGGCCTCCATAGCCCGCATGCGCCACCACGGGGCGCAGGTGGTCATCTCCACCGGCCGGGGGATCGCTGCGGCCCTGCCCGTGGCCAGGCACCTGGGCCTGACCGACGGCTGGATGGTCTGCGCCAACGGGGCCGTGACCCTGCGCATGGAGTCGGAGGCCGCGGGGGGCTATGAGGTGGTGGACGCCGTCAGCTTTGACCCCGCCCACGCCATCGACATCCTCCACGACGCCCTGCCTGAGGGCATTATCGCGGTCGAGGGCCTGGGGCGGGGTCTGCGCGTGTCCCGGCCCTTCCCGGACGGGGAGCTGATCGAGCCGCAGACGGTTATGAGCCTGGAGGAGCTGCGCACCCAGCACGCCATCCGGGTGGTGCTGCGTGCGCCGGGCATGCCGGTGGAGGAGTTCAGGCAGCTGGTGGCAGGCTCCGGCCTGCACTCCGTGGAGTACTCCATCGGCTGGACCGCCTGGCTGGACGTCGCCCCGGAGGGGGTCACCAAGGCCTCCGCCCTGGACAAGCTGGCCCGCCGCCTGGGTACCGACTCCGCCCACTGCCTGGCGGCAGGGGACGGTGCCAACGACCTGGAGATGATCCGTTGGGCGGGTGTCGGGGCCGTCATGGGCTCGGCCCCCCAGTGGCTGAAGGAGGAAGGCGACCTCGTGGCCGAGGCCGTCTGGCGCGACGGCTGCGCGGCCCTGCTCGACGCCGTCGTGGAGCGCACCCGTGAAAGGACCCTGCATTGA
- the serS gene encoding serine--tRNA ligase, with the protein MIDLRALRENPEPFRESQRARGADVGLVDRIIAADESRRTVLQDFESLRAQQKTVSRSIGQAAPQDRPAVLAQAKELAEQVKAAEAAANQAATELDELARQFQNLIEGAPFGGEEDFVVLRHEGPQPRDFAAEGFEPADHLALGEGLDIIDTKRGAKVSGARFYYLKGWGMRLELALMNAALDKAAQHGFIPMTTPTLVTPQVMGGTGFLGLHADEIYYLPADDLYLTGTSEVALAGYHTDEILDLSAGPRRYLGWSTCYRREAGAAGKDTRGIIRVHQFNKVEMFSYCRPEEAEAEHQRLLALEEEMLALVGLPYRVIDTAAGDLGSSAARKFDCEAWLPTQQRWMEVTSTSNCTTYQARRLSIREKRDGRTAPVATLNGTLATTRWIVAILENQQRADGAVVVPEGLRPYLGGLELIEPTV; encoded by the coding sequence ATGATCGACCTGCGAGCACTGCGCGAGAACCCCGAGCCCTTCCGTGAGAGCCAGCGTGCCCGGGGTGCCGACGTCGGCCTGGTGGACCGGATCATCGCCGCCGACGAGTCCCGCCGCACCGTCCTGCAGGACTTTGAGTCCCTGCGCGCCCAGCAGAAGACCGTCTCCCGGTCCATCGGCCAGGCCGCCCCCCAGGACCGCCCCGCCGTGCTCGCCCAGGCCAAGGAGCTGGCCGAGCAGGTCAAGGCCGCAGAGGCCGCCGCTAACCAGGCCGCCACCGAGCTGGACGAGCTGGCCCGCCAGTTCCAGAACCTGATCGAGGGTGCCCCCTTCGGCGGTGAGGAGGACTTCGTGGTCCTGCGCCACGAGGGCCCCCAGCCCCGAGACTTCGCCGCCGAGGGCTTCGAGCCCGCCGACCACCTGGCCCTGGGTGAAGGCCTGGACATCATCGACACCAAACGCGGCGCCAAGGTCTCCGGCGCCCGCTTCTACTACCTCAAGGGCTGGGGCATGCGCCTGGAGCTCGCCCTGATGAACGCCGCCCTGGACAAGGCCGCCCAGCACGGCTTCATCCCCATGACCACCCCCACCCTGGTCACCCCCCAGGTCATGGGCGGCACCGGCTTCCTGGGACTGCACGCCGACGAGATCTACTATCTGCCCGCCGACGACCTCTACCTCACCGGCACCTCCGAGGTGGCCCTGGCCGGATACCACACCGACGAGATCCTGGACCTGTCCGCAGGGCCCCGCCGCTACCTGGGCTGGTCCACCTGCTACCGGCGTGAGGCCGGGGCCGCGGGCAAGGACACACGCGGCATCATCCGGGTCCACCAGTTCAACAAGGTCGAGATGTTCTCCTACTGCCGCCCCGAGGAGGCCGAGGCCGAGCACCAGCGGCTCCTGGCCCTGGAGGAGGAGATGCTCGCCCTGGTGGGCCTGCCCTACCGCGTGATCGACACCGCCGCCGGGGACCTGGGCTCCTCCGCCGCCCGCAAGTTCGACTGCGAGGCCTGGCTGCCCACCCAGCAGCGCTGGATGGAGGTCACCTCCACCTCCAACTGCACCACCTACCAGGCCCGCCGCCTGTCCATCCGCGAGAAGCGCGACGGCAGGACCGCCCCCGTGGCCACCCTCAACGGCACCCTGGCCACCACCCGCTGGATCGTCGCGATACTGGAGAACCAGCAGCGGGCCGACGGCGCCGTCGTCGTCCCTGAGGGGCTGCGTCCCTACCTGGGCGGGCTTGAACTGATCGAGCCCACCGTCTGA
- a CDS encoding LysR substrate-binding domain-containing protein, with product MPTSTLPSFSQLRAFVALCDHQHFGEAATALGVSQPSLSQAITALERRVNGELVERTTRRVLVTPLGETLLPFAREAVLAADAFSEAVENQGAALSGAMRLGIIPTIAPYLAPVLLDGLPATLPSLKPELRELVTGDVIDMLTQGQLDAAIVSVDGEQPRTTAIPMFDEPLVLVVPDTHPWAEREDVAPDELDGQKLLLLDEGNCLRDQALQLCHRYSERPPAAVATTLATVVRMVAHGVGMTVVPEGALSLMGTESGYAVIRFKEPAPVRRLGLVYRSSSSRTADFAQLAEVITHLAQDAGLPVLPVQS from the coding sequence ATGCCGACCTCCACCCTTCCCTCTTTCTCGCAGCTCCGCGCCTTTGTGGCCCTGTGCGACCACCAGCACTTCGGCGAGGCGGCTACCGCCCTGGGCGTCAGCCAGCCCAGCCTCTCCCAGGCCATAACGGCACTGGAGCGGCGAGTCAACGGCGAGCTGGTGGAGCGCACCACCCGGCGAGTGCTAGTAACTCCTTTGGGAGAGACCCTTTTGCCTTTCGCGCGTGAGGCCGTCCTGGCGGCGGACGCCTTCAGCGAGGCGGTCGAGAACCAGGGGGCGGCCCTGTCCGGCGCCATGCGCCTGGGCATCATCCCCACTATCGCCCCCTACCTGGCCCCGGTGCTGCTGGACGGCCTGCCCGCGACCCTGCCCAGCCTCAAGCCCGAGCTGCGCGAGCTGGTCACCGGGGACGTGATCGACATGCTCACCCAGGGGCAGCTGGACGCCGCGATCGTCTCCGTGGACGGTGAGCAGCCGCGCACCACCGCGATCCCGATGTTTGACGAGCCCCTGGTGCTGGTCGTCCCGGACACGCACCCGTGGGCTGAGCGTGAGGACGTGGCACCGGACGAGCTGGACGGGCAGAAGCTGCTGCTGCTGGACGAGGGCAACTGCCTGCGCGACCAGGCCCTGCAGCTGTGCCACCGCTACTCTGAGCGTCCCCCGGCCGCTGTGGCGACGACCTTGGCAACGGTGGTGCGGATGGTCGCCCACGGCGTCGGCATGACGGTGGTACCGGAGGGGGCCCTGTCGCTTATGGGCACAGAGTCGGGTTACGCGGTGATCCGTTTCAAGGAGCCGGCACCGGTGCGCCGCCTGGGCCTGGTGTACCGCTCCTCCTCCTCCCGGACGGCGGACTTCGCCCAGCTGGCGGAGGTCATTACGCACCTGGCGCAGGACGCCGGGCTGCCGGTGCTGCCCGTCCAGTCCTGA
- a CDS encoding DUF6507 family protein: MSAWDITPASVSSALTGVKTEVDDNLSPAMNAAVTAMSNVVNATSAEDHAPLVASAVSEWYDTHESDFIGIGDRISNAVSNTQNAVDAYLKHDESAALEYQRKVK, encoded by the coding sequence GTGAGCGCCTGGGACATTACGCCCGCCTCTGTCAGTAGCGCGCTGACCGGCGTCAAGACGGAGGTTGACGACAACCTGAGCCCTGCCATGAACGCTGCTGTCACGGCTATGAGCAATGTCGTTAACGCTACCAGCGCGGAGGACCACGCCCCGCTCGTGGCTTCTGCGGTCTCCGAGTGGTACGACACCCACGAGAGCGACTTCATCGGGATCGGAGACAGGATCAGCAACGCTGTGTCCAACACCCAGAACGCGGTAGACGCCTACCTTAAGCACGATGAGTCAGCCGCCTTGGAGTACCAGCGCAAGGTCAAGTAG